GGTCACCGCGACGGTGGTCGCCTTCCTGCTGGTCATCACCCGACTGGCCGGTTGGTCCGGAATCCGGCGCATGCCGGCCACCAACCGCCTGGTGGGCCTCCTGACCCTGGGCCTGGCCCTGCCCCTGCTGGCGGGCTTTTATCTGATGTACACGGATCAGCAGTTCACGCGCCTGTACGGACTGCGCAAGCTGCTGTACCTGATCTTCCCGGTGCTCTACATCCACGCCGTCACATTCTTCATGCGAAGCGCCGGCGGGGAGGATGTTGCCACCGGCCCCACCCCGCGGAGCGAAAACCCCTGAGCGCGGGGCCGGCCCCGCCGAGGAGATGCATCGTGACCGTCGCGACGACCACCCTGATTCTGATCCGACACGGCGAGACCGCCCTGAACGTGGAGAATATCTTCCGCGGCCGGACCGACATTCCCCTCAACGCCAACGGCCGCGAGCAGGCCGTGCGGCTGGCCGAGGCGCTCCGGACGCTGCCGCTGGCCGCCGTCTACTCCAGCCCCATGGACCGCGCGATGGCCACGGCGGCGCCTCTGGCCGCCGCCCACGGACTGACGGTTCAGCCGGCGGCGGCGTTCCATAACATCTGCTTGGGCGTGTGGGAAGGGCAGTCCAAGCGCGACGTCCAGCGGGAGCATCCGGAGCTCTGGCACCAGTGGGTGCACGACCCGGAGCACCTCCGCATCCCCGGCGGCGAAACGCTGGACGACCTGCGCGCCCGCGTCGAGGCGGGGCTGGCGGGGATCGTGGCCGCCCATACCGGGGCCACTGTGGCGGTGGTGTCGCACCGCAGTGTGCTCAAGGCGGCGCTGGCCGCCATCCTGGGCCTGGAACGACGGTACTTCTGGAAGTTCTACCTGGACAACGGCGCCTACACCACGGTGGAGCATCGTGCCGATATTGGCTACACCATCACCCGGCTCAACGAAGGCTGCCATCTGGGGGAGCGGACGGAGGAGCTGTTCTAGGAGCCGGGCTGGAGGCTCGGGGCTCGTTGCTGATCATCGTACTTCGGATATCGCGCTCGTAATTCGTAATCGTCATCGTAATCGCAATTCGTAATCGAGGCTCGAGACTCGAGGTTCGTGCCCGTAACGTGGACATCGGAATTCGGACCTGGGTTCCGGGATCTGGGTCACAGAACCCGGATCCTGTTAGCTATCCGCGAACCTGTGTACCTGCTAACGTGGGAACCTGCGAACATTCCAACGATCAAACCTTCGAACGGCTCGATTACGATCACGATTACGATGACGATTACGAATTGCGATAACGAATTACGAGTACGATTACGATTCAGAGCGCGGGTTAGGCGAGGCGGGCGTTCAGTGACAGGGCGAGGAGCTGCAGGTCGCGGTAACGCGCGCCGGCCCGCAGCATGGTCAGGGTTTTGTTGTGGCGGAGCGGCTCATCGCCGATCGCCGGATCCTGCTCCCGTGCCCGCTCGAAGTCGGGTGTGCCCGGGATGGGCGAGAAGCTGGCCAGCTGGATTTTAATTCCCAGCCGGTGCACGTACCGGATATCGACTTCCAACTCCGCCGGGTCCAATCCGGGCAGACCGAACAGCAGATAGGCGCCCATTTCACGCGCCGTGAAACCGGCCGCGCGCAGCGCAGCCACCGCCGCCTCGGCCGCGCCCCTGTCCACCTTGCCGGACGAGCGCGCCCGCGCCGCCTCTCCCATCCCCTCAAAGCCCAGTCGGATGGTGGCGAATCCGGCGGCTTGCAGGAGCCGGGCCGTGTCGCGGTCGATGTAGCGCGGATGGACGGCGTTGGGCAGATGGAACCGGATCGGCGGTCGCCACCGTGCGATCCCCTCCAGGATGGGCAGGAAGTGACGTTCGCGGTCGGCGAGCAGAGCGTCGTCATAGAAGGCCACGTGGCCCGCCCCCGTGACCGCCACCGTCTGCCGCAGCTCGTCGAGGACCGCTCCGGGCGCCTTGCGTCGCAGCCCGTCGTACATCATGGGGGTGGCGCAGTAAGTGCAGTGGAACGGACATCCCCAGCCGGTGAGCACGGCGGCGTGCCGCAGCGGATGGCCGTAGAGATGATAGGCCGGCCGGAGAGAATCGAGCGCCGCCACCGGCAGCCCGGTGATGGCGGCAACCGCCCGGGCGGCCGCCATCGGTTCCGCCGCGGCTACCACGTCGTCGAACAGCCCCGACCGCTGCGCGTGCTCCGGGCAGAGCGCGGCGTAGACGCCGCCGAGCACGATCCGGGCGCGGGGGAACGCGGCCCGCAGCCGGCGTGCCGCCCGAAACACGCCGCTGTACCAATACGTCATGGTGCTGCCCAGGAGGACAAAATCGGGCTCGGCCATCGCCGCCAGGCGGGCGTCGAAATCGATGTCGCCCATCCCGAACCGGTAATAGTGGCGGCGCGTGCCGGCCAGCGGCGCCGGCTTGGGGATCCGCACGGACGGGAACCGGCCGGTGGCATGGAACCGGTCCGGGCCGCCCACCACCTCTCGGGCCAGGCAGTCGAGCAGTGTCACGCCGGCGCCCGCTGCCTCGAGCAGTGCGCCGACGTGCAGCAAGCCCAACGGCCGGAGCCAGAGGTCGTAGGCGGTGAAATCCTCGATCCAGGGATTGACCAGCAGCACCCGGCTCATGGTTGCGCCTGGGTCAGTTCGCGCCGGTAGGCGTCGCGGAGCTCCGTGAAGAAGGCCTGGTACGCGGGGGAGCGAAAGTCGGGGAACGTCCAGGGGAGCGCTTCCCAGCGCCGGTTCCGCCACTGGAGGGTCACTTCGCCCCAGATGCCCTCGGCGAGGTACACGCGGTGGGCAAAATTCTTTGTGCTGGCCAGCACGATTTTGGCCTGCTCCAGGTAGCCCGGGTCCAGGTTCACCGGCCGGCGGAGACCCGTCGCCTCGTCGGCGGCCAACTCCGCCTCGAGGCGGTTGGTAGTCACTTTCAGTGCGGGCAAGCCGCCCGGCGGCGCCAATCCCGCGAAGGCGGCAAACCGGCGCCACACCACCGGCCCCATGTCGTCGCGGTAGTAATCGGTGAAGTTGAATGGCAGCGGTTCGCTCAGCCGGTCGACGGGACCGCATGCGGATGTGAGCCGCTCCAAGACCGCCGCCCACGGGAAGCCGTCGGCATAGAGCACGCCGCAGAACAGCTTCACCGGCGGGACGGATCGGATCTGGCCCACGACAGCCTCCTGGATCAGCCGCCATTATGCCCCAGACGCGGTGATTTGGCCAGCCGCGGAATCCCTCCGGCCGCTACCGCGTCATAATTGTGTGAATCGAACGCCGGGGATCTGGTACAATCATCTTTCTGAACCGGGAGGCCGCATGCTGGATTTCTCCCACCTCAGACCCGAAGAGCGCCACGTCCTCATCGCCGACGACGAACCCATGGTGCACTCCGTGCTCACGGCGATCCTCAACCGGCTGGGTTTCACCGCCATCAGCGCCTTCGACGGGCTGGAAGCCGCCAAGCAGCTTCAGGCGGTGCGGCTGCCCCTGGTGTTCACCGACATCAACATGCCCGGGATGAACGGCATCGACCTCTGCCGCTGGGTGCGGACCCACGCGCCGGACACGTCGGTCATCGCCATCTCCGGCGGCACCGACCTGACCACGGTGGTGGAGGTGATGCAGCTCGGCGCTTGCGACTACATCCAGAAGCCGTTCACCGTCCAGGCCATCGCCATCAGCCTGCAGAAGACGTTCGAAAAGCGCACTCTGGTCATCGAGAACCGCAACTACGTGGCCAACCTGGAGAACATGGTCCAGGAGCGGACCGTTGAACTGCGCAAGGCGCTCCACGAAGCCGAGCGGAGTTTCGACAACACCATCATCGCGTTCGCCCTGGCCCTGGAAATGCGCGAGCATGAAACCCACGAGCATTCCATCCGGGTGCGGGACTACGCCATGCTCCTGGCGCGCCGGGCCGGTCTGGCCGGAAGCGAAATCCACAACCTGTCGGTGGGCGCCATCCTTCACGACATCGGCAAGATCGGCGTCCCGGACCGCATCCTGCTCAAGCCCGGGCCGCTGACCCCCGACGAATGGACGGTGATGCGCCAGCACCCTGTCATCGGGGCCCGCATGATCGACCGCATCGATTCGCTGCCGGGGGCCACCCACGTGGTGCTGTCCCATCACGAATGGTTCGACGGCAGCGGCTACCCCCACGGTCTCAAGCAAGACCAAATCCCCCTGGAGGCCCGCCTGTTCGCGGTGGTCGACACTCTGGACGCCATGACCTCGGACCGGCCGTACCGCCGCGCCCTGAGTTTCGAGGATGCGTACGCGGAAGTCGGCCGGAACACCGAACGGCAGTTCGATCCCGAAATCGTCCGCGTCTTCCGCGACATCCCCATGGACGATTTTCTGGCCATCCGGGACCGGGTGGCCACCGCCGCCCCGGTCCCGTCAGCCGGCTCCTGACGCCGATGCGGGACCGGTGTCCGGCCGGTCCCTCGAATCCACCCCGACCGCCCCGCATCAAAACCATTCCGGCGATTCGGATTCCCGCGAACCGCCGGTGATCATGTGCAACATCATTCCGGCACTCACATTCTGTCTGACGAGGGAAAGCGACATGGACAAACTGCTCAATCAAACCTATCCGTTTCAATTGCCGGCGCTGGGATTCGCGTACGATGCCCTGGAGCCCCACTTCGATGCCCGGACCATGGAGATCCATCACACCAAGCACCACGCCGCCTACGTCAACAATCTCAACGCCGCCATCGAGAAGCACCCACACCTGCACCGGACGTCGCTCAGCGATCTGCTGCGCAACCTCGCGTCCCTGCCCGCCGAGATCCAGGCCGCGGTTCGCAACAACGGCGGCGGGCATTTCAACCACGCCTTGTTCTGGCAAATGCTCCAACCCGGCGGATCCGCCGTGCCCGGCGGCAAGCTCCGGCAGGCCATCGACGACGCCTTCGGTTCGTTCGGTGCGTTCCAGGAGAAGTTCGCCCAGGCGGCCGCAACCCGGTTCGGCTCCGGCTGGGCCTGGCTGGCCGTTGACGCATTCGACCGGCTTCAGGTGCTCTCCACCGCCAACCAGGACGGCCCGCAAATGGACGGCATGCGCCCCATCGTCGGTCTGGACGTATGGGAACACGCATATTATCTCAAGTTCCAGAACCGCCGGCCTGAATACATCCAGACATTCTGGAATGTGCTGAATTGGGACGTGGTGGACGGCTGGTTCACCGCCCGGCGCTGACCCCGTCCAGTGTGATAAACCCGGTCAGTCCGGCGGGACAGACCGCCGGACCCACCACCTTTATGCAAGGAGATCGTCATGATCCGAGTCGTATTCCTGCTGGCCCTGGCGGCGATCGCGACGGCCGTGGTCAATGCCGGCGCCGGTTCCGATGATGAAGGCACCGTCCACGCGTTCACCCTGAATACCATCGACGGCCAGCCCCGCCCGCTCTCGGCCTACGCGGGACAGGTCCTGTTGATCGTCAACACCGCCTCCCGGTGCGGGTACACCCCCCAATACGGTCCCCTGGAAAAATTGTACGAGAAGTACAAGGATCGCGGACTGCGGGTGCTGGCGTTTCCCGCCAACGACTTCGGCGCCCAGGAGCCGGGAACCAACGAGGATATCCGGGAATTCTGCGGCCGCACCTACGGGGTTACGTTCGACCTGTTCGCCAAGATCAGCGTCAAAGGCGACACCATGCATCCCCTGTACGCCTACCTGACCGCGCACGGTCCCAACCCCGGACCCATCCGGTGGAATTTCACCAAGTTTTTGGTGGATCGGCAGGGCCGCGTGGTCGCCCGCTTCGAGCCCAAGGCGGACCCGCTGTCCGAAGAAGTTGTGGCCCGGGTGGAGGCGTTGTTGCAGTGAGGCCCGCGGCGGCGGCGCCTCGAGGCGCCGTCAGGCGTGCAGCTGGTAGAGCTCGAGGAGCGTATCGGCGAACGGTTCGGGGAAGAACTCGGGCAGCCGCTCCAGAAACAGACGCCCGATGGCGTCCAGGGTGCTCAGCTTCGACAGCTCCGCGTGGAAGTGGGCCAGGGCCGGCTCATCCACATTCCGGAGCACGTAGCGCGCCAGCGGCAGCGCGGGCTTGTTCACGCTGAATCCCCGGAAGCCCACCGCCAGCAGCAGGAGCAGGAAGAATGGGTGGGCGGCCATCTCGCCGCAGCAGATGACCTCCTTTCCTTTATCCCGCACGCCCGCGAAGATCATTTCCAGCCCCCGCCGCACGGCCGGGTGAGCCGGCGCAAAAGCGGATGCGTCGGGGCTCGCGTTGCGGTCGTGGGCGACGGTGTACTGGACCAGGTCGTTGGTGCCCAGGGCGAAGAAATCCACCTCCTCGGCCAGGGCATCGACGATGAAGATGGTGCTGGGGATCTCCAGCATCACGCCGAGGGGTAGGGGGAGCCGGTGCTGGAGGTCCGCCTTCGCGGCGACGTCGGCGAGGATCGCTTTGGCGGTGCGCACCTCGTCCACGCTGGAGACAAACGGAAAAGTCAGGCGCAGGTTGCCCCGATCGTTGGCCCGAATGACCCCTTCAAGCTGCCGCCGGAACGCTTCCTGCAGAAAGATGCTGAGCCGGATACCGCGCATGCCCAGGGCCGGGTTGGTCTCATGGAACTGCTCACGCAGTTGGGGGATCTTGTCCGCGCCCAGGTCGAACGTGCGGATGTTGGCGGTGGCCGGGTACGCCTGCTCAGCCAGACGGCGGTAGACCGACTCGTGCTCGGCGACGGTGATGGCGTCCAGCGGCCGTCCCAGGTACAGGAACTCCGAACGGAACAGCCCGACTCCAGCGACGCCCAGCCCGGCGTAGTCGTCGAGATCCTGCGGAAGTTCGGCGTTGATATACAGGGCGCCGAGCGCCGGGGTCGGCCTCGGCCGGTCGTCTCCCCGCGCTTCCAGGAGACAGTAGGGGCCGCTGACCTCGCCGGCTGGCTGTCCCTGCTGGTGGCGGAAGCGTTCGATGGTCTCGCGGTCCGGATTGACCACCACCGCACCGCCGCTGCCGTCCACGATGAGGAAGTCGCCGGTGTGCACCTCCGCCGAGACAGCCTTGAGGTGGGTCACCGCCGGAATGTTCAGCGAGCGGGCGATGATGCTGGTGTGCGAGGTCCAGCCGCCGAAGTCCACGGCGAATCCCTTCAAGTGCTTGAGATTGATTTCACTGAACAACGACAGGCTGATCTCCGGACAGATCACGATCACGTCGTCGTACTGCTTGGTGTTGCCGTTGGGGATCCGCCCGGCGATGTTGTGCAGCAGGCGGTCGGCGATGTCGGCGATGTCGTGGAGCTTCTCGCGGAGATAGGCGTCCTGGAGTCCGACGTACACCGTCTGCAGATGCTCCGACACCACCTTCACCGCCCACTCGGCGTTCACCGCGTCGGCGGCGATGCGGCGCCGGATGGCCCCGCTGAAGTGGTCGTCCTGCAGGATGAGGATATGCGCGCTGATCATCGCCGAGTGCTGGCGGCCGAGCTCGTGCTCGAGCATCGCCTCGACCTGCTGCAGCTGGGCGGTGGTGCGAGCGACCGCCTCGTCGAACCGCCGCAGTTCGGCCGGAATGTCGTCCGGCCGGAGGCGGATCTTGAAGACGGGCGGGAGACCCGGGTCAACCTTCACCGCGTGGCCCATGGCGATGCCCGGTGACACGCCCTGTCCCGTCAGTTCCTTCATGTCGATTCCATCCCTTCGTCGAATGCGTTCGCGAACAGGCGCTCGATCTCGGCCATCGCCGCCGCCTCGTCATCACCCGTCACGGTCACCCGGAGCCGGGAGCCCCGGGAGGCGGCCAGCATGAGGATGCCCAGGATGCTTTTGCCGTCGATCTGCTCCTGCCGGTCCGGCCGGGCCAGATAGACCCGTGACCGGAAGCGGGAGGCCGCGGCCACCAGGCGAGCGGCGGCGCGGGCATGGATGCCCAGCGGATTATTCACCGTCAGCACTTTCTGCACCATGCGCGTTCCATTCCCGCAAAGGCGGCATTGTACACCCGGAGTCAAACGATGCGCCCGGCCGCGGACGGATGGGGCCGGCCGGCGGAGGGAACCCGGGCATCGCTCACAACTCGGCGAGGAACTGGGAGGCCACCGTGATGTTCGATTTGCCTTTCTCGCAGATCTTTTGGGCCAGCGAGGCGGCGGTCTCGCCGTCCGCCTGGTTGGCCGCCTTAATGATCATGGGCAGGTTGACGCCGGTGATCACCTCCACCCGATACTGGTCCATGAACGAGATGGCCAGGTTGGACGGCGTCCCGCCGAACATGTCGGTGAGGATGAGGATCCCCTGGGTGGCATCGAGGGAGCCGAGGATTTTGGCGATCTCCTCGCGGGCCTCGCTGACGTCGTCATGCCATCCGATGCATACGGGGATGATGTGTTCGATTTCGCCCACGATCATCTCGGCCGCCGCCACCAGCTCGCTGGCAAGCTGGCCGTGCGTCACCACCACACAGCTGATCATGGTGCCACCTCCTCGGTTCCAGCTGATGATGAGTTGGGATCCATCAGCGTCCGGTACAGGTCGCCCGTGGGATGTTGCCCGCTGGAGCGCATCAGGAAGACGCGGCAGGCCACCTCCACCAGCACCGACAAGTTGCGGCCCGGCGCCACCGGAATGCTCATGCTGGGCAGCTCGACGCCGAAGATCTCCCGCCGCTGCCAGGAGAAGCCGAGGCGGTCGTACTCCTTCTGGGGGTGCCAGCGCTCCAGCTCGATGTAGAAGACCACCTCCTTCATCCGGCTGACCGCCGAGATCCCGAACATCTCGCGCACGTTGAGGATGCCGATGCCCCGCAACTCGAGCAGATTCTGCACCGGCGGCGGCGACTCGCCAATGAGGTGCTTGCCGCCCACGTTGCGCAGGTCCACCACGTCGTCGGCCACCAGCCGGTGGCCGCGGAGGATCAGCTCCAGCGCGCACTCGCTCTTGCCGATGCCGCTTTCACCGCCGATGAGCACGCCCAGACCGTAGACGTCCATCAACAATCCGTGCAGGATCATCCGCGGCGACAACTCGATTTCCAGAAATTCGGTGAACCGGTAGATCGCCGTGGAACTGTCCAGTTCGGTGAGCAGGACGGGCAGGCCCTGCGTCCGGGCGAACTCGGCCAAGACCGGCGGCAATGCCAGCCCCTGGGTGACCATGAGGGCGGTGTTCAAGCGGGGCGCCAGTTTCGTGATCACGTCGCGGAGCTGGTCGGTCGGCCGGGACTTGCAGTAGCTGTCCTCGGTGTTTCCGAACACGTAGATCCGGCCGTCCTGGATATATTCGGTGAAGCCAGCCAGGGCCATGCCGAGTTTCTGCAACCGCTTTTTGGTGATGCGCCGCGTCAGCAGGACCGGATCCGAGCCTGGGTCCAGCCGGACAAACGACCGGTTCTTCTCGAGAAACCCGCCCACCGTCAAAGCGGGCGTCTGTGTCTGGGGGGCGTGGTCCTCCATGACCGATTGACCGGATTACGGGCGGATCAGTCCGAAATTGCCGTCGCTGCGACGGTACAGCACGTTGATCTGCTCCGACTGCGCGTTGTAGAACACCACGAAGCTGCCGCCCAATTCCCGCAGCTCCAGGATCGCCTCGTCAACGGCCATGGGCCGGGGATTGAGCGCCAGCTCCACCACCTGCGGATTCTCCGCCAGGACCGCCGGGCTGCCGAGGTCCGTGATGGAGTGGTGAAGCAGCCGCTCGTGGAGTTCCTCCTTGCCGGTGCCGCGGGCGATATCCTTCCGCCGGTCCTTGAAGCGGCGGATCTGTTTTTCCAGTTTTTCCACCACCGTGCCGATGGAGGCATACAGATCCTTGGACTCCTCGGTGGCGGTGAACGTGCCGTGCCGGGTGTTGAGCACCCCCTCGGCGATCTGACGGTGTTTCTCGACGGTGAGCACAAAATGGAAATCGCACTCGCCACCCACCAGCTTGGTGAATTTGTTGACGCGTTTCTGCACGTGTTCGCGGATGGGGGGGGTGATCTCGATGTGGCGGCCGGTGATTTCGATGTTCATGGCTCCTCCTTGTTTAGTTTTTCCGTCGTCGAGAGCGGGAGTTGGGCAGATCCATCTCCTCGCGGTACTTGGCCACGGTCCGGCGCTTGATCTCGATGCCGTCCCGGTTGAGGATGTCGGTCAGATCGTTGTCGGACAGCGGCCGGTCGGGATTCTCTTTCCCGATGAGATCCCGGATTTTCTCCTTCAGGATGTGGACCGAGATGTCGTCGCCTGCGTCCGTTTTGAAACCCAGGGTGAAGAACTGGCGAAGTTCCAGAATGCCCTGGGGGCAGTGCACCCACTTGTTGGTCACGGCACGGCTGACGGTGGACGTATGCAGCCCCAGCTGCTCAGCGACGTCCTTAAGCAGCATCGGCCGGAGATGGGCGATGCCGTTGTCGAGAAAAGCGCGCTGCCGCTCGATGATGATCTCGCAGACGCGGTAAATGGTGCGCCGGCGGTGGTCCAAGTTGCGGATGAGCTCGATGGCGCTGCGAAATTTATCCCGGATGAACCGTTTGTCCTCGCGGTTGGCCTGCCCGCCTTCGAGGATGCGGCGGTAGTAGGCATTGATGTGCAGGCGGGGCAGGCCGTCCTCGTTGAGAGTGATCACGTAGTTGCTGCCCACCTTGAGGATATAGACATCCGGCTGGATGTAGATGGTGTTGTCCGGCTGGTGCTGCAGACCGGGCTTGGGATTGAGATGGCGGATGCGCGCCACCGCCGCCTCCACATCAGCCGGCGGGCAGCCTTCGAGTTCGGCGATCCGGTCCAGCTGGCCGGCTTCCACGAGATCGGCGTGGCGCTCCAACACCCGGTAAGCCAGGGTGTCGGATTCCTCCCAGTAGCGCAGCTGGATGAGGAGGCATTCCCGCAGGTCCCGGGCGCCGACGCCCGGCGGATCGAAGCCCTGGACCAGGGTCAAGGCATCGGCGGCGTCGGCCGCCCCGACCGCGGCCGCGGCGGCGATCTCATCCAGGCCCACCTGCAGGTAGCCGTCCTCCGCCAGGTTGCCGATGATCTCCCGCGCCGCCCGCTCCACTTCCGGCCGCGTCTCGACCAGGTTCAGCTGCCAGTTCAGGTGCTCGTAGAACGAGACCGGGCGCACGGCGAATGTGTCGTACTCCGGCCGCTCGTAATGCTCGTACTCCGCGGTTTTGAAGCCGGGCGACAGGTACTCCTGGAAGTAGCTGTCCATCTCGACGTCGTCGAACGAGTCGCGGCCCGGTTCTTCGGTTTCCGCCGCGTCAGCGGCCGCAGCCGTCGGTGGTCCGTCCGCAAGGGGCCTCTCCGCAGCGTCTTCGGCCGTCTCGTCCAGAAACGGGTTTTCCAGCAGCTCGTTCTTGATGAATTCGCTGAGCTCCAGATGCGGCAGGGTGACCAGCTCGATCTTCTGGAGCAGGGCCGGGGTGAGGGTCAGCTTCTGAATGGGGGCGATCCGCAGGCTCTGGCGGAGATAGGGATTCTTATTCACCATGCGTTCGTTAAACCGTCACTCTGGGCCCATTATACCAGATCTGCGGGCGGGCGGGGAACCACGCCGGCGTCAGAGCAACTGGAAGTGTTCGCCGAGGTAGACGCGGCGAACTTCCTCGTCCGCCGCCAGCTCTTGCGGCGTGCCGTTCCGGAAAATTCGGCCTTCGTGGATGATATAGGCGCGGTCGGTGATCCGGAGCGTTTCACGGACGTTGTGATCGGTGATCACGACACCGATGCCCCGGGACTTGAGATGCACGATCAGCTTCTGAATGTCGATGACGGCCAGCGGATCGATGCCGGCGAATGGCTCGTCCAGGAGGATGAACGACGGTTTCAGCAGCAGGCAGCGGGCGATCTCCACGCGGCGGCGCTCGCCGCCCGAGAGGGTGTACGCCTTGTTCTTGCGCAGGTGGGCGATGCCGAACTCCTGCAGCAGATCGTTGGCGAGCTTCTCTTCCTGGCTGGCGGTGAGATTGAGGGTTTCGGCGATGGCCAGGAGATTCTCTTCGACGGTCAGCTTGCGGAAAACGGACGGCTCCTGGGGCAGGTAGCTGATCCCCTTCTGGGCCCGCAGGTACATGGGCATGTGTAGGATGTCTTCGTCGTTGTAGAACACCCGCCCGGCGTCGGGATGGGTGAGGCCGACGACAATATAGAACGTGGTGGTTTTACCCGCGCCGTTCGGTCCCAGCAATCCGACGATCTCGCGGTCGTTGATCGCCAGGTCGATGCCCTTGAGTACCTGGCGGCCACGGTACGACTTGGTGATCTGTTCGGTTCGGAGTTGGGGCATGCTGTTAAATTCTTATTTTTTAATGGTTTGCGAACTGGAATCCACGCGGATTTTATCATCCCCCCGGTGGAATGTCAATTGCGTCCCCCGGGTGGTGCGGCCTTCGACCCGGTCCACCACGACGGCCGGAGCACCGCTGAGCACGAACAGTCCGGCGGCCAGATCCAGTCGCAGCTGGTCGCCGGCGGCATCCCGGGCGGCCTGGTTGAGCCGCACGTGGCCGCGGGCGATCAGCTCGGACAGGCCGCCGCCCTCGCGGAACAGGCCGTCCAAGGTGTCGGCGCTCATCACGCCCTGGTCGGTTCGGGTCCTGACCTGGTCTTCGAAGCGGATCTCGCGGCGCTCGGGGTCGTACTGCATCCGCTCGGAGGTGATCTCGAACCGCTGCTCCTTTCCCTGGCCGTCCCGGGTGAAGAAAATCCCCCGGACCTTGTCTTTGGCGCTGAAACGGCCCCCGCGCTGCTCCAGCTCGAATTGGCCGGCCGTCAGGATGTTTCGGCCCTGGACCATCCGGCAGGGGCCCCGGTAGACCAGGCGCCCGGCCGCCTCATCGCCTTCCAGCCCGCTGGCGTGGAGGTAGACCGGCTCCCGTTTCCCCTCACCGTTGCTCATGGCCGACAGGTCGAACTTGGCACCGGGCTGGCCCGGCATGATCGTGGTCTGCACGGGTCCCTGACCGGCCAGCGTCCGGCGCCGGACGTCATAGACGAAAATCTCAGCGCGAGTGACGGCGCCGCCGGTTTCAAACCGCGGCTCTCCCTTGAGCCGGAGCAGATCGTCCTTGAGGTTGGCTTCGGCCGCCCGCACCTGCTGCTCGGGGTCCTTGTAGGTCACGCCACCCTTCAGGACCATCGTGTCGATTCGGTTGCGCTCCTTGGGCCGGAGCGATCCGGCCAACGATCGACCGGTGGCCTCGCTCCATCGGCCGCCCGCCGCCGTCCGGTGCAACCGGACAGCGCCGTCGGCTTCGAACGCCGAGGCGTCGGCGCTGCCGGGGAAGAAATCCACCCGGAAGCGGTCGGCTTGAATGGTCGTCGTTTCGTTCGACGCCGGGCGGTGGAGCTGGCAGTCGCCGTGGCCCCGTCCCTCCGCCTGCGCCGGGAATCGGCCCTCGGCATCGTACTGCACCAAAAGTTCGTCCGCGGTCGCCTGATATGCATCACCACCGGCGGTGGTAGCGGTCACCCGGCCGCGGTCAAGAACTGTGATCCGGCCGACGGCGGGAGCGGACGTTCCGGTTTGGAATGCGATCCGGATCCGGCCGCCCGACAGGCGGTTGACACGCCGCTCGACCTGCTGGCTGATCGATGCCTCGCCGTCCAGCTGCAGGGTTTCCGGCTGCAAGTCGGGGCCGATCGCCAGCCGGAGGCTCTGAC
This sequence is a window from Acidobacteriota bacterium. Protein-coding genes within it:
- the rpoN gene encoding RNA polymerase factor sigma-54 gives rise to the protein MVNKNPYLRQSLRIAPIQKLTLTPALLQKIELVTLPHLELSEFIKNELLENPFLDETAEDAAERPLADGPPTAAAADAAETEEPGRDSFDDVEMDSYFQEYLSPGFKTAEYEHYERPEYDTFAVRPVSFYEHLNWQLNLVETRPEVERAAREIIGNLAEDGYLQVGLDEIAAAAAVGAADAADALTLVQGFDPPGVGARDLRECLLIQLRYWEESDTLAYRVLERHADLVEAGQLDRIAELEGCPPADVEAAVARIRHLNPKPGLQHQPDNTIYIQPDVYILKVGSNYVITLNEDGLPRLHINAYYRRILEGGQANREDKRFIRDKFRSAIELIRNLDHRRRTIYRVCEIIIERQRAFLDNGIAHLRPMLLKDVAEQLGLHTSTVSRAVTNKWVHCPQGILELRQFFTLGFKTDAGDDISVHILKEKIRDLIGKENPDRPLSDNDLTDILNRDGIEIKRRTVAKYREEMDLPNSRSRRRKN
- a CDS encoding PTS sugar transporter subunit IIA — translated: MISCVVVTHGQLASELVAAAEMIVGEIEHIIPVCIGWHDDVSEAREEIAKILGSLDATQGILILTDMFGGTPSNLAISFMDQYRVEVITGVNLPMIIKAANQADGETAASLAQKICEKGKSNITVASQFLAEL
- a CDS encoding HPr family phosphocarrier protein yields the protein MVQKVLTVNNPLGIHARAAARLVAAASRFRSRVYLARPDRQEQIDGKSILGILMLAASRGSRLRVTVTGDDEAAAMAEIERLFANAFDEGMEST
- the hprK gene encoding HPr(Ser) kinase/phosphatase, whose product is MEDHAPQTQTPALTVGGFLEKNRSFVRLDPGSDPVLLTRRITKKRLQKLGMALAGFTEYIQDGRIYVFGNTEDSYCKSRPTDQLRDVITKLAPRLNTALMVTQGLALPPVLAEFARTQGLPVLLTELDSSTAIYRFTEFLEIELSPRMILHGLLMDVYGLGVLIGGESGIGKSECALELILRGHRLVADDVVDLRNVGGKHLIGESPPPVQNLLELRGIGILNVREMFGISAVSRMKEVVFYIELERWHPQKEYDRLGFSWQRREIFGVELPSMSIPVAPGRNLSVLVEVACRVFLMRSSGQHPTGDLYRTLMDPNSSSAGTEEVAP
- the lptB gene encoding LPS export ABC transporter ATP-binding protein, with protein sequence MPQLRTEQITKSYRGRQVLKGIDLAINDREIVGLLGPNGAGKTTTFYIVVGLTHPDAGRVFYNDEDILHMPMYLRAQKGISYLPQEPSVFRKLTVEENLLAIAETLNLTASQEEKLANDLLQEFGIAHLRKNKAYTLSGGERRRVEIARCLLLKPSFILLDEPFAGIDPLAVIDIQKLIVHLKSRGIGVVITDHNVRETLRITDRAYIIHEGRIFRNGTPQELAADEEVRRVYLGEHFQLL
- the raiA gene encoding ribosome-associated translation inhibitor RaiA, producing the protein MNIEITGRHIEITPPIREHVQKRVNKFTKLVGGECDFHFVLTVEKHRQIAEGVLNTRHGTFTATEESKDLYASIGTVVEKLEKQIRRFKDRRKDIARGTGKEELHERLLHHSITDLGSPAVLAENPQVVELALNPRPMAVDEAILELRELGGSFVVFYNAQSEQINVLYRRSDGNFGLIRP